The following coding sequences lie in one Deltaproteobacteria bacterium genomic window:
- a CDS encoding FAD-dependent monooxygenase — MRQSVLIVGGGIAGLVLARALAQEGIDVDLLERSPSLRAEGAGITLGANAMRALAGIGVGAAVAARGRAMGVAAITDASGRVLSMTDLAGIAARHGDAYAIHRGDLHEVLAQGLEHAGDLHGARVRVTCGTTVRDFVSTPTGVEVVRSDGVTGQHRAMIGADGVRSAVRALAFGAIEPRYAGYTCWRWTGAVAGGLERAVEMWGEGKRVGLVPLVGEQVYAFMVANAPRGTAGEHGAATVASVRERFAAFGGPFTAVAAAMGDGQQRLLHHDIEEIELPRWHDGPVGLIGDAAHAMTPNFGQGAAMAIEDAVVLARELVAHVRAADAFHAWAQRRRARVDDIQRGARRLGAIAQWESPLACWARDLLVRITPASRASRTIESIVAYVA; from the coding sequence ATGAGACAGTCCGTTCTGATCGTCGGTGGTGGCATCGCCGGCCTGGTGTTGGCGCGCGCGTTGGCGCAGGAGGGTATCGACGTGGATCTGCTCGAGCGTTCGCCGAGCCTGCGCGCCGAGGGAGCTGGCATCACGCTCGGGGCCAACGCCATGCGGGCGCTCGCGGGCATCGGCGTCGGTGCGGCCGTGGCCGCGCGTGGTCGCGCGATGGGGGTTGCGGCGATCACCGATGCGAGCGGCCGCGTGCTGTCGATGACCGACCTCGCCGGCATCGCGGCGCGACACGGCGACGCGTATGCGATCCACCGCGGCGATCTCCACGAAGTCCTCGCGCAGGGCCTCGAGCACGCCGGCGATCTCCACGGCGCGCGCGTGCGCGTCACCTGCGGCACGACCGTGCGCGACTTCGTGTCGACCCCGACCGGCGTCGAGGTGGTGCGCAGTGACGGCGTGACCGGACAGCACCGCGCGATGATCGGTGCCGACGGTGTCCGTTCGGCCGTGCGTGCGCTGGCGTTCGGTGCGATCGAGCCGCGCTACGCCGGCTACACCTGCTGGCGTTGGACCGGCGCCGTCGCGGGCGGGCTCGAGCGCGCCGTCGAGATGTGGGGCGAGGGCAAGCGCGTCGGCTTGGTGCCGCTCGTCGGCGAGCAGGTCTACGCGTTCATGGTCGCCAACGCGCCCCGCGGCACCGCCGGCGAGCACGGGGCTGCGACGGTTGCGAGCGTACGCGAGCGCTTCGCGGCCTTCGGGGGGCCGTTCACCGCCGTCGCCGCCGCGATGGGTGACGGCCAGCAGCGATTGCTGCACCACGACATCGAAGAGATCGAGCTGCCGCGCTGGCACGACGGCCCGGTCGGGCTCATCGGTGATGCCGCCCACGCGATGACGCCGAACTTCGGGCAAGGCGCCGCGATGGCGATCGAGGACGCCGTCGTGCTCGCCCGCGAGCTGGTCGCCCACGTGCGCGCCGCCGATGCCTTCCATGCCTGGGCGCAGCGCCGGCGCGCACGCGTCGACGACATCCAGCGCGGCGCCCGTCGCCTCGGTGCAATCGCACAGTGGGAGTCACCGCTCGCGTGCTGGGCCCGCGATCTGTTGGTGCGCATCACGCCGGCGAGTCGCGCGAGCCGGACCATCGAGTCGATCGTGGCGTACGTCGCCTGA
- a CDS encoding TetR/AcrR family transcriptional regulator, with protein MRHSQLRMAVDPRKSPKQRRSRVTIDVILEATARIVGQVGLDRATTNRIAEVAGVSIGSLYQYFPGKEALLAALIEREASADLEALRVHFEASASLPLAVAIDRACEELVARHARNPGLYRWMLTYVPALGQHAKIRAIAAQGRALLRDMLGRRRGELDRELEPALAAMILGSAIEAAVHTAIFERPETLGDGTLARELGRLCRGYLGVSSDD; from the coding sequence TTGCGGCACTCGCAACTGCGCATGGCCGTCGACCCTCGCAAGTCCCCGAAACAACGGCGTTCTCGGGTCACCATCGACGTGATCCTCGAGGCCACGGCTCGCATCGTCGGGCAGGTCGGGCTCGATCGCGCGACCACCAATCGCATCGCGGAGGTCGCGGGCGTGAGCATCGGCTCGCTGTATCAGTACTTCCCCGGCAAGGAGGCACTGCTCGCCGCGCTGATCGAGCGCGAGGCGAGCGCAGACCTCGAGGCCCTGCGCGTGCACTTCGAGGCCAGCGCTTCGTTGCCGCTGGCGGTCGCCATCGATCGCGCGTGCGAGGAGCTCGTGGCCCGGCACGCGCGCAACCCGGGGCTGTACCGATGGATGCTCACCTACGTGCCCGCGCTCGGACAACACGCGAAGATCCGCGCCATCGCGGCGCAGGGGCGCGCGCTGCTGCGGGACATGCTCGGACGCCGTCGCGGCGAGCTCGATCGCGAGCTCGAGCCGGCACTCGCCGCGATGATCCTCGGCAGCGCGATCGAGGCCGCGGTGCACACCGCGATCTTCGAGCGCCCCGAGACCCTCGGTGACGGCACCCTCGCGCGCGAGCTCGGCCGGCTCTGCCGTGGCTACCTCGGGGTGTCGTCCGACGATTGA
- a CDS encoding GFA family protein codes for MIEGSCHCGAVRWRFTAEVDGATACNCTVCRRYGALWGYDFEGEGVAVEGETQAYVRGRAIEFHFCRACGCVGFWRARELDGEGRRRLAVNLRLAAPEAVGHIPIDHFDGLDTFDDLPRDGRCVADYWF; via the coding sequence ATGATCGAGGGGAGCTGTCACTGCGGCGCGGTGCGTTGGCGATTCACGGCCGAGGTCGACGGCGCGACGGCGTGCAACTGCACCGTGTGTCGGCGTTACGGCGCGCTCTGGGGCTACGACTTCGAGGGCGAGGGGGTCGCGGTGGAGGGCGAGACGCAGGCCTACGTGCGTGGCCGCGCGATCGAGTTCCACTTCTGTCGAGCGTGCGGATGCGTGGGCTTCTGGCGTGCGCGCGAGCTCGACGGCGAGGGGCGCCGGCGCCTTGCCGTCAATCTTCGACTCGCGGCGCCCGAGGCGGTCGGCCACATCCCGATCGATCACTTCGATGGGCTCGACACGTTCGACGACCTACCGCGCGATGGTCGTTGCGTGGCGGACTACTGGTTCTGA
- a CDS encoding rhomboid family intramembrane serine protease: MLHLVDVADARSAERFVDRLLVAGIDSTVREGADGGRELWVVDDDRLEAAQAVIARDDDDERETRRKAKALRAEQAASHRDHASRSVDLRNRWRSATGTELSPLTTMLVVASAMVAWSTSLGDPSTPTLQALSIEPWLSSERFGQVMQGEIWRLLTPMFIHFGFFHLLFNMSWVLTFGPQIERNHGFATMLALVVLSELAGSIPQYYATGPSFGGMSGVVYGLFGFVWMHARFGPSGRYVLTDREAVLSIVWLVACGSGWLGPIANLGHAGGLVVGLLMGTPAYVQHLRARRSGLAAVEHSWANTYGTPWLRFRHRVIAGYVPLWLLLIAIAVGITDVLR, from the coding sequence GTGCTCCACCTCGTCGACGTCGCCGATGCCCGATCCGCCGAGCGCTTCGTCGATCGTTTGCTCGTCGCGGGCATCGATTCGACGGTGCGCGAGGGTGCCGATGGTGGACGCGAGCTGTGGGTGGTCGACGACGATCGGCTCGAGGCCGCGCAAGCGGTGATCGCTCGCGACGACGACGACGAGCGCGAGACTCGGCGCAAGGCCAAGGCGCTGCGCGCCGAGCAGGCCGCGAGCCATCGCGATCATGCCAGCCGCTCGGTGGATCTCCGCAATCGTTGGCGCAGCGCCACCGGCACGGAGCTGTCGCCGCTGACGACGATGCTGGTGGTCGCGAGCGCGATGGTGGCGTGGTCGACCTCGCTGGGAGATCCTTCGACGCCGACGCTGCAGGCGCTGTCGATCGAGCCATGGCTCTCGAGCGAGCGCTTTGGGCAGGTGATGCAGGGTGAGATCTGGCGGTTGTTGACGCCGATGTTCATCCACTTCGGCTTCTTCCACCTGCTGTTCAACATGTCGTGGGTGCTGACGTTCGGGCCGCAGATCGAGCGCAACCATGGCTTTGCGACCATGCTCGCGCTGGTGGTGCTGAGCGAGCTGGCGGGCTCGATCCCGCAGTACTACGCGACGGGACCGAGCTTCGGCGGCATGTCGGGCGTGGTCTATGGCCTGTTCGGGTTCGTGTGGATGCACGCACGCTTCGGGCCCTCGGGCCGCTATGTGCTCACCGATCGCGAGGCCGTGTTGTCGATCGTGTGGCTCGTCGCCTGCGGTAGCGGTTGGTTGGGCCCGATCGCGAACCTCGGGCACGCCGGCGGTCTCGTCGTCGGCCTGCTCATGGGCACGCCCGCGTATGTCCAGCACCTCCGCGCGCGCCGCAGCGGGCTCGCAGCGGTCGAGCACAGCTGGGCCAACACCTACGGCACGCCGTGGCTGCGGTTCCGCCACCGCGTCATCGCGGGCTACGTGCCGCTGTGGCTGTTGTTGATCGCGATCGCCGTCGGCATCACGGACGTGCTGCGTTGA
- a CDS encoding GNAT family N-acetyltransferase has protein sequence MVDAVDVAPTLELEAAVLRPLRASDAAALFDYLRDPAVTERTSYPEPSLSLAEAIIARAHARWAAGEPSKWGLVVRDGDVLVGTCGFNEYSAAHRWAEVAFDLAQPQWGRGLMGAAATAVLGWAFAHDRIDRAQAYVRDDNLRSQRLLERLGFEREGCLRSFRVCRGQRRDFYVYGLLSSAWHRG, from the coding sequence GTGGTCGATGCAGTGGACGTTGCGCCGACGCTCGAGCTCGAAGCGGCGGTGCTCCGCCCGCTGCGGGCCTCGGACGCGGCGGCGCTGTTCGACTATCTCCGCGACCCCGCAGTGACCGAGCGGACCAGCTATCCCGAGCCGTCGCTGTCGCTAGCGGAGGCGATCATCGCGAGGGCGCACGCGCGCTGGGCCGCGGGGGAGCCATCGAAGTGGGGCCTGGTGGTACGGGACGGCGACGTGCTCGTCGGAACCTGCGGCTTCAACGAGTACTCGGCTGCCCACCGCTGGGCCGAGGTCGCGTTCGATCTGGCGCAGCCGCAGTGGGGCCGCGGCTTGATGGGTGCAGCGGCAACGGCGGTGCTGGGGTGGGCCTTCGCCCACGATCGCATCGATCGCGCGCAGGCCTACGTCCGGGACGACAACCTTCGATCGCAGCGTCTGCTCGAGCGCTTGGGCTTCGAGCGCGAGGGCTGCCTGCGGAGCTTCCGCGTGTGCCGCGGGCAGCGGCGCGACTTCTACGTGTACGGCCTGTTGTCGTCCGCGTGGCATCGCGGATGA
- a CDS encoding NADP-dependent oxidoreductase: MRAAVIHRYGGPEVLSLEDRPDPSVGDDDVLVAVHAASLNPIDYKLRERKAWPLLRPRFPVGLGCDVAGVVLATGSRVEGFAVGDEIFARLEKDRMGGLAERVAANATVVARKPTRCDFVQAASIPLAGLTAVQALREHAALQPGQRVLIHAGAGGVGSLAIQIAKLLGAHVLTTCSERNRELVTELGADEVIDYTREDVAARAKDVDVVFDTLGDASEVRSLGIVRPGGVVVGVSGMPDPDFPPLPWFARPIVRWRTRARRNAATARGSRFAYLFMRPDGRQLAELAAWIDEGRVRPIIDRVFPLADVREAFAELERGRARGKIVVTIA, encoded by the coding sequence ATGCGTGCCGCCGTGATCCACCGCTACGGCGGTCCCGAGGTGTTGTCGCTCGAAGATCGACCCGATCCGAGCGTCGGCGACGACGACGTGCTCGTCGCCGTGCACGCGGCAAGCCTGAATCCCATCGACTACAAGCTGCGCGAGCGCAAGGCGTGGCCGCTGCTTCGCCCGCGCTTTCCGGTCGGCCTCGGCTGCGACGTCGCTGGGGTGGTGCTCGCCACCGGCTCGCGTGTCGAGGGCTTCGCGGTCGGCGACGAGATCTTCGCGCGACTCGAGAAGGACCGCATGGGCGGCCTGGCCGAGCGCGTGGCGGCGAACGCCACCGTCGTGGCGCGCAAGCCCACGCGTTGCGACTTCGTGCAGGCGGCCTCGATCCCGCTCGCGGGGCTCACCGCCGTGCAGGCGCTGCGCGAGCACGCCGCGCTACAGCCGGGGCAACGGGTATTGATCCACGCGGGTGCCGGTGGGGTGGGCTCGCTCGCGATCCAGATCGCCAAGCTGCTCGGAGCGCACGTGCTCACCACCTGCAGCGAGCGCAACCGAGAGCTCGTGACCGAGCTCGGCGCCGACGAGGTCATCGACTACACCCGCGAGGACGTCGCCGCACGCGCGAAGGACGTCGACGTCGTGTTCGACACGCTCGGCGACGCCTCCGAGGTACGCTCTCTCGGCATCGTGCGGCCGGGGGGCGTGGTGGTGGGCGTGAGCGGCATGCCCGATCCCGACTTCCCGCCGCTGCCGTGGTTCGCGCGGCCCATCGTTCGTTGGCGCACGCGCGCGCGTCGGAACGCCGCCACTGCGCGCGGTAGCCGATTCGCATATCTGTTCATGCGTCCCGACGGTCGGCAGCTCGCCGAGCTCGCCGCGTGGATCGACGAGGGCCGAGTGCGACCGATCATCGACCGCGTGTTCCCGCTCGCCGACGTGCGCGAGGCGTTCGCGGAGCTCGAGCGCGGACGCGCGCGCGGCAAGATCGTCGTCACGATCGCGTGA
- a CDS encoding helix-turn-helix transcriptional regulator → MQATDDRRCLRFWQPDTRAVIGMLRLEHEDRIKTTCAEHFSVVVVYEGAFDGWYGGSVQTHVPGALKLKEPGEVHRGVRVHAPFTLQGAAIAAEQIAAAADALGVRGAPHFRAHGFAPDTRAAGFARAMHEALTSARATELERATLVAETLAEIVGRRRMRRSLRAVQRARAYLRETLSERITLDALAEHAALDKFHLARAFRSEVGLPPYEYLTHLRVDRARELLRNGARVAEVAHAVGFYDESQLHRHFRRIIGVAPGAYARSFGRSRARRQHRPSPARVPGE, encoded by the coding sequence TTGCAAGCCACCGACGACCGACGATGCCTGCGCTTCTGGCAACCCGACACGCGCGCCGTGATCGGCATGCTGCGGCTCGAGCACGAGGACCGCATCAAGACCACCTGCGCGGAGCACTTCTCGGTCGTCGTGGTCTACGAAGGTGCGTTCGATGGCTGGTACGGTGGCAGCGTGCAAACCCACGTACCGGGTGCGCTCAAGCTCAAGGAACCCGGCGAGGTCCACCGCGGCGTGCGGGTGCACGCCCCCTTCACCCTGCAGGGCGCCGCGATCGCAGCCGAGCAGATCGCAGCAGCCGCCGACGCGCTCGGCGTGCGTGGAGCCCCTCACTTCCGCGCCCACGGCTTCGCCCCCGACACGCGCGCCGCCGGGTTCGCTCGCGCGATGCACGAGGCGCTGACCTCGGCGCGCGCGACCGAGCTCGAGCGCGCCACCCTGGTCGCCGAGACCCTGGCCGAGATCGTCGGCCGACGACGCATGCGACGATCGCTCCGCGCCGTGCAGCGTGCCCGCGCCTACCTGCGCGAGACCCTGAGCGAGCGCATCACGCTCGACGCGCTCGCCGAGCACGCCGCGCTCGACAAGTTTCATCTCGCCCGTGCGTTTCGCAGCGAGGTCGGCCTACCGCCCTACGAGTACCTCACGCACTTGCGCGTCGATCGTGCGCGCGAGCTGCTGCGAAACGGTGCGCGCGTCGCCGAGGTCGCCCACGCGGTCGGGTTCTACGACGAGAGCCAGCTGCACCGACACTTCCGTCGCATCATCGGGGTTGCTCCCGGCGCGTATGCGCGCAGCTTCGGGAGATCGCGAGCGCGCCGCCAACATCGCCCAAGCCCCGCGCGCGTGCCCGGCGAATGA
- a CDS encoding aldo/keto reductase, which produces MTDRDHHAHPPATIRLGDLEVARMGYGAMRLPGKDVWGEPDDPARARAVLRRAVELGVELIDTAWFYGPLVANRLIAQALRPYPSNLVIATKLGGKRLPDKGWAPALRPEELRKGAEDDLRSLGVERLDVVHLRHMPGAGVPLMESLDVLVALQAEGKIRHLALSNVGARELEQALARTPIVAVQNLYNVGGGDGPMARQAHAVVEDPEGVLELCTRKGIAFLPFFPLAVGNIASERTALAAIAERHRASPAQIALAWLLARSPVMLPIPGTSSLAHLEENWAARRIALTPDDVAALAAEG; this is translated from the coding sequence ATGACCGATCGAGACCACCATGCCCACCCGCCGGCGACCATCCGACTCGGCGACCTCGAGGTTGCGCGCATGGGCTACGGCGCGATGCGCCTGCCCGGCAAGGACGTGTGGGGCGAGCCCGATGATCCCGCGCGGGCGCGTGCGGTGCTACGTCGCGCCGTCGAGCTCGGCGTCGAGCTCATCGACACTGCGTGGTTCTACGGGCCGCTGGTCGCCAATCGCCTGATCGCCCAGGCGCTGCGCCCGTATCCGAGCAATCTGGTGATCGCGACCAAGCTCGGCGGCAAGCGCCTGCCCGACAAGGGCTGGGCACCGGCGCTGCGCCCCGAGGAGCTGCGCAAGGGCGCCGAGGACGACCTGCGATCGCTGGGCGTCGAGCGGCTCGACGTCGTGCACCTGCGCCACATGCCCGGCGCCGGCGTGCCGCTGATGGAGTCGCTCGATGTCCTCGTCGCGCTGCAGGCAGAGGGCAAGATCCGCCACCTCGCGCTCAGCAACGTCGGCGCACGCGAACTCGAGCAAGCACTCGCGCGCACGCCCATCGTCGCGGTGCAGAACCTCTACAATGTCGGCGGCGGCGACGGACCGATGGCGCGCCAGGCCCACGCCGTGGTCGAAGATCCCGAGGGCGTGCTCGAGCTGTGTACACGCAAGGGCATCGCGTTCCTGCCGTTCTTCCCGCTCGCGGTCGGCAACATCGCGAGCGAGCGAACCGCCCTCGCGGCCATCGCCGAGCGCCACCGGGCCAGCCCCGCTCAGATCGCGCTCGCGTGGCTGCTGGCGCGCTCGCCCGTCATGCTGCCGATCCCCGGCACATCCTCGCTCGCGCACCTCGAGGAGAACTGGGCCGCGCGCCGCATCGCGCTGACGCCCGACGACGTCGCAGCGCTCGCGGCCGAGGGTTGA
- a CDS encoding class I SAM-dependent methyltransferase produces the protein MAARPEPTCVGAEAASNGYEGVATEFMTRRGRGEIGLETVRAWSRGLTPGASILDLGCGHGLPISQALLDDGFELHGIDAAPTLVAAFRRRCPDARVICEAVEHSSFFGRSFDGVVAVGLMFLLAEAVQLAVIDRVASALRPGGRFLFSAPAQACSWTDVLTERSSQSLGASAYHARMIAAGLTPMRSWVDGGENHYFAAERVP, from the coding sequence ATGGCCGCGCGACCGGAGCCGACCTGCGTGGGCGCGGAAGCGGCCTCGAACGGCTACGAGGGGGTCGCGACGGAGTTCATGACCCGCCGCGGCCGCGGGGAGATCGGCCTCGAGACCGTGCGTGCGTGGTCCCGAGGTCTGACGCCGGGCGCGTCGATCCTCGATCTCGGCTGCGGCCACGGCCTACCGATCTCGCAAGCGCTGCTCGACGACGGCTTCGAGCTCCATGGCATCGACGCCGCACCGACGCTGGTGGCGGCGTTCCGCCGCCGTTGCCCAGACGCGCGCGTCATCTGTGAAGCGGTCGAGCACTCGAGCTTCTTCGGTCGCAGCTTCGACGGCGTGGTCGCGGTCGGCCTGATGTTCTTGCTCGCGGAGGCGGTGCAGCTGGCGGTGATCGACCGGGTGGCCTCGGCGCTGCGACCCGGAGGTCGCTTCCTCTTCAGCGCGCCCGCGCAGGCGTGCTCGTGGACCGACGTACTGACCGAACGATCGTCGCAGTCGCTCGGCGCTTCGGCGTACCACGCCCGCATGATCGCGGCCGGGCTCACGCCGATGAGGTCGTGGGTCGACGGGGGCGAGAACCACTACTTCGCGGCCGAGCGCGTCCCCTGA
- a CDS encoding sel1 repeat family protein produces MIPSDKAECEAQCELGDSGSCYNLGVQREVGDLEGALTAYERGCDGGNARACSAAGFAWMTRRMQAKDDQAKLDARLKAENRLAQACDRGDAWTCWNTSTWYLRTGALEVFPRDPTRAMSLLRRGCDLGYAPSCSSLADTLMAGKDAPRDVPAALGLLVRGCDGGSAEDCTRLGDTQRQGKLVMKDPAAAVAAYRKGCDRGGAIACFKAGTMLANGEGVSKDDAAAVAVWSQACNENIAGWDACKSLGQALERGEGTAKDAERAAVAYQRGCTRGGCLRAGEIYEKGLGVTVDLTKAREAYDQGCKRFADAQACKALKRLGAGS; encoded by the coding sequence GTGATCCCAAGTGACAAGGCCGAGTGCGAGGCGCAGTGCGAGCTCGGCGATTCCGGCAGCTGCTACAACCTCGGCGTGCAGCGTGAGGTCGGCGACCTCGAAGGTGCGCTCACGGCTTACGAGCGCGGCTGCGACGGCGGAAACGCGCGAGCATGCTCGGCGGCGGGCTTCGCCTGGATGACGCGACGCATGCAGGCCAAAGACGATCAGGCCAAGCTCGACGCACGACTGAAGGCCGAGAACCGTCTGGCACAAGCCTGCGATCGCGGCGATGCGTGGACCTGTTGGAACACCTCCACCTGGTACCTGCGCACCGGCGCACTCGAGGTCTTCCCGCGCGATCCCACGCGCGCGATGTCGTTGCTGCGGCGCGGCTGCGACCTCGGCTACGCGCCGAGCTGCAGCAGCCTCGCCGACACGCTGATGGCCGGCAAGGACGCGCCGCGCGACGTGCCGGCTGCGCTCGGGCTCTTGGTGCGCGGCTGCGACGGCGGCAGCGCCGAGGATTGCACGCGTCTGGGCGACACCCAGCGGCAGGGCAAGCTCGTGATGAAGGATCCCGCGGCCGCGGTCGCGGCCTATCGCAAGGGTTGTGATCGCGGCGGCGCGATCGCGTGCTTCAAGGCCGGCACGATGCTCGCCAACGGCGAAGGCGTGTCGAAGGACGACGCGGCAGCGGTCGCGGTGTGGTCGCAAGCCTGCAACGAGAACATCGCCGGCTGGGACGCCTGCAAGTCGCTGGGTCAGGCACTCGAGCGTGGCGAGGGCACGGCCAAGGATGCCGAGCGCGCGGCCGTGGCCTACCAGCGTGGCTGCACGCGCGGCGGGTGCCTGCGCGCCGGCGAGATCTACGAGAAGGGTCTCGGCGTCACGGTGGACTTGACCAAGGCCCGCGAGGCGTACGACCAGGGCTGCAAGCGCTTCGCCGACGCGCAGGCGTGCAAGGCCCTGAAGCGCCTCGGCGCAGGTTCGTAG
- a CDS encoding DUF1801 domain-containing protein, which translates to MHSDIEAYNAAQTDDARAICDALAALIDAGLTRAQSKLWHGGPVWFLADNPVVGYWVRKKDVQLLFWSGQSFDEPALHAEGKFKAAELRFADLAQLDARVVKRCLRKAKTIQWDYKNIVKRRGVLEKLGDW; encoded by the coding sequence ATGCACTCGGACATCGAAGCCTACAACGCCGCGCAAACCGACGACGCCCGAGCGATCTGCGACGCGCTCGCGGCGTTGATCGACGCAGGGCTCACCCGCGCACAGAGCAAGCTCTGGCACGGAGGTCCGGTCTGGTTTCTCGCCGACAACCCCGTGGTCGGCTACTGGGTGCGGAAGAAGGACGTGCAGCTGCTGTTCTGGAGCGGTCAGTCGTTCGACGAGCCGGCGCTGCACGCCGAGGGCAAGTTCAAGGCCGCCGAGCTGCGCTTCGCTGACCTCGCGCAGCTCGATGCTCGTGTCGTGAAGCGATGCCTGCGCAAGGCGAAGACGATCCAGTGGGACTACAAGAACATCGTCAAGCGACGAGGCGTCCTCGAGAAGCTGGGCGACTGGTAG